GAGAATACAAAATGATAAGAAGACTTACGGAGGATGATCGGGAGCTTCTAATGGCGTTGTTGCGGAAAGAGCCTGCTCTTAATTTGTTCATCATCGGAGATGTAGAGAATTTCGGGTTTGAACAGGATTTCATGGAATTGTGGGGAGAGATAGATCCATCTAATGGTCGGATGAAAGCCGTTCTGCTACGTTTCTATAGAAGTTATCTTCCCTATGCAGATGGACCGTTTGATGTGGAAGGATTCGCTAAAATTATGCAAAAAGATAACGATATTCATATGATTTCTGGTGTAACCGACGTTGTGAAGGCCTTTGACGGAGTGAATAACTTTAAACAAGAAAAGCACTTGTACTTTGCTGAACTGAAGGAAATGAATGTAAAAATTGGAGAGTCCTTTTCTTCGTCTGAGGGCATTAAAAAAGCAACCGTTCAGGATGTAGAAGCGATTTGTTCGCTTACGGATACTATAGTAGAGTTTGAAAGCAGTCGGGATGGATCGAGAACAAGCCTACGTAAAACATTGGCGAGCGGCACCGGCCGCACGTATTATATGAAACGCGAGGATAAGGTTGTTGCAACCGCTTCAACATCAGCGGAAAATTCTATGTCAGCTATGGTCGTAGGGGTTGCCACTCATCAAGCATTCAGGGAGCAAGGATTAGCTACAAGCGTAGTTGCACAGCTATGTTCAGACTTGCTCCATGAAGGGAAATCTTTATGTCTATTTTATGATAACCTTCATGCTGGGGTCATATATAAAAGACTTGGATTTCAGGATATCGGCTCTTGGACCATCGTGTACATGTAGACAAGCATAAACGCCTTCGGCGTCCTTATTAGGACGGTAAGCGTTTATGCGAGAAATATTAGATATAAGGGATATGTGAAAAACTAATACTTTCTAATATTTTGAAATATTAGCTCAAGCTTTAGCTTTGCTGCACCAAAGTTCACGGATATCGCGAGATTCATCCCACGTTCGTTCAGCGGCTATATACTGAAATAAAGGCTCTATGTATTGGGCGGCTTTCTCGTAGCCGCCTAGAGAGCGTAGCTGCGCCAGCAGAGAGGGCACTGCGTCGCGCAGCGGAGGTTTATCGCCACTGTAGTAGGCGATATGCAGGTCTTCCCGGTCGAGCGGGCGCAACGTCAGGTCTTCATAATGGCTCACGATAAGGTGAGCCAAAAAGACCGCGCCTTTAGCGATGATCGGGGATACCAGGAAGCTCGGCAAGGTCCGGTACTCAAAGCCGCCATGCGGCTGAGTCCGGAAATCGCCGAGCACGCCGTAACGCGGACGACGCGCTACGGCGCGAACGTCCTCAAGCAGAAGCATGGGCAGCGCGAGATAGTTGTCGAGCGCGCGCAGCAGCGGCGCCGTCAGCGTCACGCCGCTGAAGTGCAAATGGCCGCCGAGGGCCCAGCCCGTCAGCGGCATGCCTCCCGCCCGCCAGCGCAGCGAGCGGTCGGCGATGAGCCGGTCCGCCGTGGCTGCAGCGGACATCAGCTGCGCCAGCAGCGCGCGTGGTTCCCCGCGCGGCTGGGGGCGCAGCTCGGCGACCGGGAACGCGCCGCGCGTTCCCGGAGGTCCGGCGTCGCAGCCAGCGACGCCGTCCGTGGGCAGGTACCGCGACGCAGGCACGACGCGGCCGGTGGACTCCCGGAGGATGATGAACTCCGGGTCCATGCCCATCAGCAGGCCGCTGCGGTCCTGCTGCTCCAGAGCAAGGCTTCGTTCCAGCGCTAACGCTGCGGAACGATAAGGCTCTGGCAATCGTCGTCCGGAAGTCTGTAGAAGTGGAGCTATTTGCTCCACGACATACCTCCGGTTCCCCATTGCCCTCAGCTGTACCTCCCCGCTATCCAGCCCCAAGCTGTACAAAGTCCGAACCGCAATACGCTGTAGTAATTTCATTACCCCGCGCCACTCTCCTGGTGCAACCCCCATTGATTCGCTACTATCACCGCTATCCTCACTTAAAGCGCCAGAAAGCATATCTGAGGCTGCACGCATTCCTAGACCTGCTCCAAGTGGAATGATCTGAAGAACGGTCAAATTATATACTAATATTCTATAACACTGTTTATGGGCCTTATCAGATGTCTCTGTAACATATGTATCGACTGAGCGATTTCTTTCATCAGGTATCTGAATGGTCAGGGTTCTCAATGGTTCTTCTGTCCCCTTCTTTCTTGACAATTCCCGTCTTCTGGACGACGTCGGCGTAGCTTCAATACCACTCCGGAGTAATCTGGACTCTCTCTGCGCTGCTGACAATCCCGAATACACCCTAAGCCCTTCATTCATTCTCTCGCCCCTCCATCCATCGCAGCCCAAGATTGAAAGCCCTGTAGTAGCGTACAACCCCTTCAGTCCTTAGCTAATAAAACGAAAAAATGTTACTTTTACTCGCCCTAATGTTAGTCCGTCCGTCTTTGCAGTAAACGGTTTAAACCTTTTCAATGAAGCCAAACCAAGTTTTTCCCATATCAGGTTCTAATTGCAATTCCCATCTGAAAAATAAATAAAAAAAAGGAGGGCATTCGCCCTCTACGCCGCCGCCCTCCCTACATATAATGGACCATAACCCATCGATACTCAGTTAACGGCGGCGTATCCTTCCTTACAGTTCATCATCCAGATTGTCAGGGTCCAGATCATCGTAATCGAAGCTATCACCGTCAAAATCATAATCCTTGTCTTCTGGATCATCACTTTGCTCAGTGACATACACACGGACTTTGGTCTCAGCCACCAACTCCACTTCGAATTCGCGCTCTACGCGAAGTGTCACACTGCCTCCGCCTGGCGATACGCCTGCTTCTACACAGTTGGGTTCCTGCGTTGCCTCCGCAGAGACCTCAACGGTAGAAGTGCGGTGTCTCGTGTCCAGGTACGAAAGTGGAATGAGCTCCACATAGGAGACCGTTTCTTTAGCTACCTCGGTCTGCTTGTTCTTGTCGTACGAGTACCAGATGTTTACATCGTAAGTACCAATTACTTCGATTCCGTTCCCGGCGGCAACCGCTTCGTACTGGTGGTTGATAATCCAAGCCCCCAGAATACTAGTCGGGTGATGTGGCGGAGTCACGGTATGGGTTGCTGTAGAGAACTTACGACCTTTGCCGCAAATTGCCTTCGTAATGATCTCCCTTGTTTGACGTTTATGGCTTAATGACATCTTTAAACCTCCTCCATACAATCATTCACTATCAAGTGTATGCAGGTTCTAGGCATTTGTTGATTGTTAGTCTATAAATAAATTTGAGTAAGCCCTCCAGAGGGTCTTATCAGGAGACTTATAGTTCATTTTATTTCAAATTTTGTACAGATATGAGTAGATTATAAAAATGGTCCAGCCTAATACATATCCGTTCTGAACGTTAAAAAAACCTTATAAAGCCCGCTATTGCGGGATTACGCGCATAATACCAATGGATCTATGTTTACTCAGATCAATAAAATCGTCATCAATATTCACGAGTGGACGCAGTGGATCAGTAGTAAGAATCATAATGATTTTCCCTGTCCGTCCATCTGTCAATTCCACTTCATTCCCTATCATTGACTGCATTAACTTATTAATAAAGACTCTACAAATATAAGGGTCAAGCTTGCCAAATACGCTTTCCTCCATCTGTAACAACACTTCATAAAGAGGTGAGGCTTTACGATAAAACCGGTCGGATGTCATCGCATGGAACACGTCTGCTACTGCAACAATTTTACTGAAATCAGTAATCCGATTCCCAAGCACGCCGAATGGATAACCGCTGCCGTCCATTCTTTCATGATGCTGCAGGGCGACGAGCGCTTGCAAATGATTGGTTCCAATGGTATCCCGGATCATCTCGTAACCATAGGTCGTATGCTTTTTCATAAGCTGATACTCCTCATCGGTCAACGGGCCTGGCCGGGTTAATAATTCATCCGGAATCCTCATTTTACCGATATCGTGAAGGGTCGCTGCGATCGTCAGCGTACTCAAATCCTCAGGCTTTAATTTTAGCCATTTACCTAACAATGTAGATAAAATACCAACCGCTACATTATGTCTGTAGGTATAATCATCCTTGGACTGCAATGCAGCCAATACGCCGTAGAAGTCATTCTTTTCGCTTACCTGCTGAATAAACGGAATGACTTCATTTCTAACTTCAAGCATAGGAATTCGTTTGTTTTTGTTATGACGAATCTGATCAAAAATATTCTCTATTGCCGCTGTGCAATCATCAATTGCAAGTTGGAAAAATTCCGCGCTATCCAAGTGTACGACGTCATGAGACTCTAGGATGATCTTATGTTGACTGATTAATCGTATATGCTCAGCATTTAATAAAGTCAATGCGGGTAAAACAAATACTCCTTTGTCATTAAAAAGGTTAGCTACAAGCTGTTTTCC
The window above is part of the Paenibacillus sp. FSL K6-0276 genome. Proteins encoded here:
- a CDS encoding GNAT family N-acetyltransferase, whose protein sequence is MIRRLTEDDRELLMALLRKEPALNLFIIGDVENFGFEQDFMELWGEIDPSNGRMKAVLLRFYRSYLPYADGPFDVEGFAKIMQKDNDIHMISGVTDVVKAFDGVNNFKQEKHLYFAELKEMNVKIGESFSSSEGIKKATVQDVEAICSLTDTIVEFESSRDGSRTSLRKTLASGTGRTYYMKREDKVVATASTSAENSMSAMVVGVATHQAFREQGLATSVVAQLCSDLLHEGKSLCLFYDNLHAGVIYKRLGFQDIGSWTIVYM
- a CDS encoding outer spore coat protein CotE yields the protein MSLSHKRQTREIITKAICGKGRKFSTATHTVTPPHHPTSILGAWIINHQYEAVAAGNGIEVIGTYDVNIWYSYDKNKQTEVAKETVSYVELIPLSYLDTRHRTSTVEVSAEATQEPNCVEAGVSPGGGSVTLRVEREFEVELVAETKVRVYVTEQSDDPEDKDYDFDGDSFDYDDLDPDNLDDEL
- a CDS encoding HD-GYP domain-containing protein gives rise to the protein MESFIGKQLVANLFNDKGVFVLPALTLLNAEHIRLISQHKIILESHDVVHLDSAEFFQLAIDDCTAAIENIFDQIRHNKNKRIPMLEVRNEVIPFIQQVSEKNDFYGVLAALQSKDDYTYRHNVAVGILSTLLGKWLKLKPEDLSTLTIAATLHDIGKMRIPDELLTRPGPLTDEEYQLMKKHTTYGYEMIRDTIGTNHLQALVALQHHERMDGSGYPFGVLGNRITDFSKIVAVADVFHAMTSDRFYRKASPLYEVLLQMEESVFGKLDPYICRVFINKLMQSMIGNEVELTDGRTGKIIMILTTDPLRPLVNIDDDFIDLSKHRSIGIMRVIPQ